The genomic window GCGGGCGCTGATCGGGCGCTGGTTCGAGGCGGGGGCCAAAACCCAGTAAGGCCTGGCCCGGCGAGTCCCGGTCGGATCGAGCAGCGCAGCAGCGCGGTAATGCAACCGCGCGGTATTGCGGTATTGCGCTAGCGCGGCCACCCAGCCGCCAGATACGATCCGCGCCCCCGTTGCTTCAGGCAAACAGTGCGGCGTACTGTTCCCGCAGCAGCTTCTTCTGCACCTTGCCCATCGCATTGCGTGGCAATTCGCCGACGACGAAGCACTGCTTCGGTATCTTGAAGTTGGCCAGCTTCGACTTCAACTCGGCCAGGATCTTTTGCGGATCGGGCGCCGTGCCCGGCTTGGCAATCACCAGTGCCACACCCACTTCGCCGAAGTCCTTGTGGGGCACGCCGACCACGGCGCTTTCGGCCACGCCGGGCATCTCGTTGATGCTGCCCTCGATCTCGGCCGGATACACGTTGTAGCCGCCGCTGATGATCAAATCCTTGCTGCGGCCGACGATGGTTACGTAGCCACGCGCATCCACCACGCCGACGTCGCCGGTCTTGAAGAACCCGTCCTCGGTGAACTCCTCTTTGGTTTTCTCGGGCATGCGCCAGTAGCCGGCGAAGACGTTCGGGCCCTGGACCTCGATGCCGCCGATCTCTCCCACCGGCAGCGACTCTTGACCCTCGCCGCGTACTCGCAGCGACACACCGGGCAAGGGGAAGCCGACCGTGCCGCCGCGCCGCTCATCGCCGTGCGGTTCTTCATACGGGTTGGACGTCAGCATGGCGGTCTCGCTCATGCCGTAGCGCTCCAGGATCGTGTGGCCGGTGCGTTCGTTCCACTCGTTGAAGGTCTCGATCAGCAGCGGTGCCGAACCGGCGATGAAGAGCCGCATGTTTCTGCAGGCCTCGCGTGTCAGGCCGGGCTCGGCCAGCAGACGCACATACAACGTGGGGACGCCCATGAAGACCGTCGCTTCGGGCAGCTTGCTGACGACCCGCTTGGGGTCGAACTTCGCCAGCCAGATCATCTTGCTGCCGTTGATCAGCGCGCCATGCAATGCCACGAAAAGCCCATGGACGTGAAAGATCGGCAGCGCGTGAATCAGCACGTCGCCGGGCTTCCAGCCCCAGTATTTTTTCAGCACCTGCGCGTTGCTCAGCAGGTTGCCGTGCGACAGCATCGCGCCCTTGCTGCGGCCCGTGGTGCCGC from Variovorax sp. PAMC28562 includes these protein-coding regions:
- a CDS encoding malonate--CoA ligase, which codes for MQNDNLFSALRAAFPADLAGVAIETEHALNYTWQDIERATAMMANLLVSLKLPKGARVAVQVEKSVEAALLYLATLRAGYVFLPLNTAYQRGEMAYFIGNAEPSVVVCSPQNIGWVGELAAEAGVPHVFTLGDDRSGTWLERAAHCSDRHQVAVKTTDDLAAILYTSGTTGRSKGAMLSHGNLLSNAQVLKKYWGWKPGDVLIHALPIFHVHGLFVALHGALINGSKMIWLAKFDPKRVVSKLPEATVFMGVPTLYVRLLAEPGLTREACRNMRLFIAGSAPLLIETFNEWNERTGHTILERYGMSETAMLTSNPYEEPHGDERRGGTVGFPLPGVSLRVRGEGQESLPVGEIGGIEVQGPNVFAGYWRMPEKTKEEFTEDGFFKTGDVGVVDARGYVTIVGRSKDLIISGGYNVYPAEIEGSINEMPGVAESAVVGVPHKDFGEVGVALVIAKPGTAPDPQKILAELKSKLANFKIPKQCFVVGELPRNAMGKVQKKLLREQYAALFA